Proteins encoded together in one Synechococcus sp. BL107 window:
- a CDS encoding molybdenum cofactor guanylyltransferase has translation MNCLVKSLRVCLLSGGESRRMGRDKALLPHQKGGVWLTAMIDQLMPLGLPVVVVSRHQVHADVLAHQSDLKFVLEPPPWNGPLQALNFVLSSGSDGAWLVLPVDMPRLTTVVFQQLIDAWRRHPNKVAVAHDGERLQPLLAIIPSGSPFRTSLSEQLSSGCYRWLDWLDRVPYESVVLPSGCLLNANQPKDLLALSE, from the coding sequence ATGAATTGTTTGGTTAAGTCGCTTCGTGTTTGCCTTCTGAGTGGTGGTGAGAGCCGTCGGATGGGGCGGGACAAAGCATTGCTGCCGCATCAGAAGGGTGGTGTTTGGCTCACGGCAATGATTGATCAGTTGATGCCATTGGGTCTGCCGGTTGTTGTGGTCAGCCGCCATCAGGTTCACGCGGATGTCTTGGCGCATCAATCTGATCTGAAATTTGTGTTGGAGCCACCTCCCTGGAATGGACCATTGCAGGCTCTCAACTTTGTTTTGTCATCCGGATCAGATGGTGCTTGGCTTGTGCTTCCCGTGGATATGCCTCGGCTCACGACCGTCGTCTTTCAACAATTGATTGACGCTTGGCGACGGCACCCCAACAAGGTGGCTGTGGCCCATGACGGTGAGCGCCTTCAGCCGCTTTTGGCCATCATTCCTTCGGGATCTCCCTTCCGAACATCTTTGTCAGAGCAGCTTTCTAGTGGTTGTTATCGCTGGTTGGACTGGTTGGACCGGGTGCCCTATGAGTCAGTGGTGCTGCCTTCAGGTTGTTTGCTGAATGCCAATCAGCCGAAGGATCTGTTGGCGTTGTCGGAATGA
- the moaA gene encoding GTP 3',8-cyclase MoaA, whose translation MTDTTSNVDWYGRPLGVMRLSLTARCNLACPYCCPDSRDPEGMLDLQDQLRLIRVACSLGVHTVRLTGGEPLLSDRLEPLLAAIAFDRPAGLKELALTTNGVLLSPERALRLKRAGLDRITISLDGADGASVARMAGLQGGAPAGQSLLDQVLLGLEAARSAGFHSSHGALKLNTVIQKGRNDDQLIPLARLARDRGLELRLIEYMDVGSRNGWSLAQVMPAVEMVQCVSSHWPLDPVGRSSNSTTSRWRYRDGAGHIGVISSISAPFCGDCNRIRVTADGQVFTCLFASQGVDLRPYLRASEPELQLRDCLAGLWTRRSDRFSEERSLRSGQEKPHAEMAYLGG comes from the coding sequence ATGACTGATACGACATCGAATGTTGATTGGTATGGAAGGCCACTGGGTGTGATGCGTTTGTCGCTGACGGCCCGCTGCAATTTGGCGTGCCCCTATTGCTGCCCTGATTCTCGTGATCCAGAGGGAATGCTGGATTTGCAGGACCAGTTGCGTTTAATTCGTGTTGCTTGTTCCTTGGGAGTTCATACCGTCAGGCTGACCGGCGGAGAGCCATTGCTCAGTGATCGCCTTGAGCCATTGTTGGCGGCGATTGCTTTTGATCGACCTGCTGGCTTGAAGGAATTAGCTCTGACGACGAATGGTGTTCTGCTTTCGCCTGAGCGAGCTTTGCGGCTCAAGCGTGCTGGTTTGGACCGTATAACGATCAGCCTGGATGGTGCCGATGGAGCCAGTGTTGCTCGCATGGCTGGTTTGCAAGGTGGGGCTCCAGCTGGTCAATCCTTGTTGGATCAGGTGTTGTTGGGTCTAGAGGCGGCTCGATCGGCTGGCTTCCATTCGTCTCACGGTGCTTTGAAGCTCAATACGGTGATTCAGAAAGGCCGGAATGATGATCAGTTGATTCCGTTGGCCCGGCTGGCCCGTGATCGCGGGTTGGAGTTGCGTCTGATCGAATACATGGATGTGGGAAGCCGTAACGGTTGGTCGCTTGCTCAGGTGATGCCTGCTGTGGAGATGGTGCAGTGCGTGTCATCGCACTGGCCTCTAGACCCGGTTGGCCGTTCATCAAACTCCACGACATCGCGGTGGCGGTATCGCGATGGTGCTGGCCATATCGGTGTGATTAGTTCAATTAGCGCGCCGTTTTGTGGAGATTGCAATCGGATAAGGGTTACTGCAGATGGTCAAGTATTTACTTGTTTATTTGCATCGCAGGGCGTAGATCTTCGGCCTTATTTAAGAGCTAGCGAACCAGAGCTTCAGCTCCGTGATTGCCTGGCTGGTTTATGGACGCGCCGCTCTGATCGCTTTAGTGAAGAGCGGAGTCTGCGGAGTGGTCAAGAAAAACCCCATGCCGAGATGGCTTATCTGGGGGGATAG
- a CDS encoding DUF4278 domain-containing protein has translation MTSLLYRGHQYQQPHVTEQPTSVQLTYRRHIYKTRQQAAKTEQSVVLTYRGLQYVRCS, from the coding sequence ATGACTTCCCTTCTGTACAGAGGCCATCAGTATCAACAGCCTCACGTCACTGAACAGCCCACAAGCGTTCAGCTCACCTATCGACGTCACATCTACAAGACGCGCCAACAGGCAGCAAAAACTGAGCAGTCGGTTGTACTGACTTACCGCGGCCTGCAGTACGTGCGCTGCAGCTGA
- a CDS encoding transglutaminase family protein yields the protein MRAELTHCITYNYDAPVSLSEHRLCMRPRGHGHQRLLDYQLNISPKPCHSHELVAASGDAIQRVRFLNTTDELRFEACSRVETTTAAPLLNCLGGREPLLPYPRGRLNPDLQGALEGWLPNGQHDPSAVALAQDALMGTNQQALSFLQQLIEMIQDRVKYTQRHQGAAWPAGRTLRERVGSCRDLAMLMVECCRSIGLPARFVSGYHLANPAPESYDLHAWAEIYLPGAGWRGFDPSAGGETTDRYIVLASSSSPDLTAAITGNFSGLASTQSQLSWTIQATVDDKTNQPEKKTTLIQAA from the coding sequence ATGCGCGCTGAGCTAACCCACTGCATCACTTACAACTACGACGCTCCGGTCAGCTTGAGCGAGCACAGACTCTGCATGCGACCTCGGGGTCATGGTCATCAGCGCCTGCTGGATTACCAACTCAACATTTCGCCCAAGCCCTGCCACAGCCATGAACTCGTGGCAGCCAGTGGCGATGCCATTCAACGCGTGCGCTTTCTGAACACCACCGACGAACTCCGCTTTGAAGCTTGCAGTCGCGTTGAAACCACAACTGCAGCGCCCTTACTGAATTGTCTAGGTGGTCGCGAACCACTGCTCCCCTACCCACGGGGTCGTCTAAATCCAGATCTTCAAGGTGCACTGGAGGGCTGGCTGCCAAATGGGCAACACGATCCCTCAGCTGTTGCTTTGGCTCAAGACGCCTTGATGGGCACCAACCAACAAGCACTGTCGTTTCTCCAGCAGCTCATCGAGATGATCCAAGACAGGGTCAAATACACCCAACGTCATCAAGGTGCCGCCTGGCCGGCGGGACGAACACTGCGGGAGCGGGTTGGTTCCTGCCGCGACCTCGCCATGTTGATGGTCGAATGCTGCAGAAGCATTGGGCTACCGGCACGATTTGTAAGCGGGTATCACCTAGCGAATCCAGCACCCGAGTCGTACGACCTACATGCCTGGGCAGAGATTTATTTACCAGGTGCCGGATGGCGTGGATTTGATCCGAGCGCCGGAGGAGAAACAACCGATCGCTACATCGTGCTGGCAAGCTCCTCAAGTCCAGACCTCACGGCAGCGATTACTGGCAACTTCAGCGGACTGGCATCAACGCAAAGCCAACTGAGTTGGACGATCCAAGCCACCGTTGACGACAAAACCAATCAACCTGAGAAAAAAACGACCCTGATTCAAGCAGCTTGA
- a CDS encoding alpha-E domain-containing protein produces the protein MLSRVADSLYWINRYVERAENISRFLEVSEAMALDCPPGSAEPWLPLIDASGDRQSFDQGYPLRSPRDVVGFLLLDRDNPNSILSCIATARENARQIRDVITTEMWEQLNDLYWNVQDGEAIWQEPDQEQLRSIRRGCQLFYGITDVTLSRDQAWLFSQLGRWIERADKTSRILDVKYFLLLPTPKEIGGVLDELQWISLLRTAGAYQMYRQSVQQAITPSSVARFLLLDPIFPRSVRFCLQQINDTLQLIQRQPQLGPPDDLECLRGQLLAKWSYVRIDALIERGLHEAIDELQGDLNQLHQLIHARYFVTTDLGSIPTDPSCALS, from the coding sequence GTGCTGAGCCGGGTTGCCGACTCCCTCTACTGGATTAATCGATATGTGGAACGCGCAGAGAACATTTCTCGTTTTCTAGAAGTCAGTGAAGCTATGGCTTTGGATTGTCCACCTGGCAGCGCCGAACCGTGGCTTCCACTGATTGATGCCAGTGGAGACAGGCAGAGCTTCGATCAGGGCTATCCGCTGCGATCTCCGCGAGATGTCGTGGGATTTTTGCTGCTTGATCGCGACAATCCCAACAGCATCCTCAGCTGCATTGCCACTGCCAGGGAAAATGCACGCCAAATCCGCGATGTTATTACCACAGAAATGTGGGAGCAATTGAACGACCTCTACTGGAATGTTCAAGATGGAGAAGCCATCTGGCAGGAACCAGATCAAGAACAACTCCGCAGCATCCGAAGAGGTTGCCAACTGTTTTATGGCATTACGGATGTCACCCTGAGCCGCGATCAAGCCTGGCTCTTCAGTCAACTAGGCCGTTGGATTGAACGCGCCGACAAAACATCCAGAATCCTTGATGTGAAGTATTTTCTTCTTCTGCCAACCCCAAAAGAAATTGGCGGTGTTCTTGATGAACTTCAGTGGATATCTCTACTTCGTACAGCTGGGGCCTACCAGATGTACCGGCAAAGTGTTCAACAGGCGATCACTCCATCCTCTGTGGCCAGGTTCCTTTTACTGGATCCAATTTTTCCAAGGTCAGTGCGCTTCTGTTTGCAACAAATCAACGACACATTGCAGCTCATCCAACGACAGCCACAACTGGGCCCTCCTGATGATCTCGAATGCCTGCGGGGGCAATTGCTCGCCAAGTGGAGCTATGTGCGGATTGACGCCCTGATTGAACGGGGGCTGCACGAAGCCATTGACGAGTTACAGGGGGATCTCAATCAACTCCATCAACTCATTCACGCTCGATATTTCGTCACCACCGACCTTGGCTCCATTCCCACTGATCCCTCATGCGCGCTGAGCTAA
- a CDS encoding circularly permuted type 2 ATP-grasp protein: MFNEYRPTLGYDEYFCRKQSAPRADLEPLLSSLGQIGLTELNRNHVSAGNLLRRLGATFRLNGTGLHGGERILPFDPLPRLIHLNDWAKLERGLVQRLEAIDRFLADVYGPQKILKDRVIPREDVESSQGWRPQMQDIQLPLNRWCHISGLDLIRDEEGTWRVLEDNLRCPSGVAYFLENRRVMKRLFPSLFAGRTVQPIDDYPSRLLQTLQDLAPWTDTPRVVLLTPGVFNSAYFEHSYLAQQMGIALVEGRDLICEDGRIWVRSTTGREPVDVIYRRIDDDFLDPKVFRRDSALGVPGLMDVLQNGRIAIANAPGTGVADDKLIYAYVPKMIRYYLNEEPIIDNVTTYLCSRPDDRQYVLENLEKLVVKSVAEAGGYGMLIGPQSSRSEISEFDSKIRSNPRNYIAQPTLQLSTVPSLSNGELFPCHVDLRPYVLRGASNWVSPGGLTRVALKRGSLVVNSSQGGGCKDTWVVGDSQFLGDGQVATTSQEVISC; this comes from the coding sequence ATGTTCAATGAGTATCGGCCAACCCTGGGTTACGACGAATATTTTTGTCGGAAACAATCTGCCCCCAGAGCAGACTTGGAACCACTACTTTCTTCGCTTGGTCAGATTGGGCTCACGGAACTCAATCGGAATCATGTCTCTGCCGGAAACCTCTTGCGACGGCTCGGGGCCACATTCCGGCTGAATGGAACTGGATTACATGGTGGGGAAAGGATCCTGCCCTTCGACCCCCTACCAAGGCTCATTCACCTCAACGACTGGGCCAAGCTCGAACGTGGTCTCGTCCAGCGATTAGAAGCCATCGATCGGTTTTTAGCCGACGTATATGGACCACAGAAAATCCTGAAGGATCGTGTCATTCCGCGTGAAGACGTGGAAAGTTCTCAGGGCTGGAGACCCCAGATGCAAGACATCCAGCTGCCGTTGAATCGCTGGTGCCATATCTCAGGACTGGATCTAATCCGCGACGAAGAAGGCACATGGCGGGTGCTGGAAGACAACCTGCGCTGTCCATCTGGTGTGGCCTATTTCCTCGAAAACCGACGGGTGATGAAGCGGTTGTTTCCCAGCCTGTTTGCTGGTCGAACCGTGCAACCCATCGACGACTATCCCTCCAGGTTGTTGCAGACACTGCAGGACTTAGCTCCCTGGACAGACACACCACGCGTTGTGCTGCTCACACCTGGAGTGTTCAACAGTGCTTACTTCGAACACAGCTACCTCGCCCAACAGATGGGCATAGCCCTAGTGGAAGGGCGTGACCTGATCTGCGAAGACGGCCGCATTTGGGTGCGCAGCACCACTGGACGCGAACCGGTGGACGTGATCTACAGAAGAATCGATGACGATTTCCTTGATCCAAAGGTCTTCCGCCGTGATTCTGCTCTTGGCGTGCCGGGCCTTATGGATGTTTTACAAAACGGCCGCATTGCCATCGCCAATGCTCCAGGAACCGGGGTCGCCGACGACAAATTGATCTACGCCTATGTACCCAAAATGATCCGTTATTACCTCAATGAAGAACCAATCATCGATAACGTCACAACCTATCTCTGCTCCCGCCCAGATGATCGCCAGTACGTTTTAGAAAACCTCGAAAAGCTTGTGGTGAAGTCTGTAGCCGAAGCAGGAGGTTATGGAATGTTGATAGGACCACAATCAAGCCGAAGTGAAATTTCAGAATTCGACTCAAAAATTAGATCAAATCCTCGAAATTACATTGCACAACCCACACTTCAACTCTCAACTGTTCCCTCACTTAGCAATGGGGAGCTATTTCCATGTCATGTGGATTTAAGGCCTTATGTTTTACGCGGAGCATCGAATTGGGTCAGTCCCGGTGGACTCACTCGCGTCGCCTTGAAACGTGGCTCCCTTGTCGTGAACTCATCGCAAGGTGGTGGTTGCAAGGACACATGGGTTGTCGGTGACAGCCAGTTTCTTGGTGATGGCCAGGTTGCAACAACGAGTCAGGAGGTGATCTCGTGCTGA
- a CDS encoding GMP synthase, translated as MITKLLVLQHIDREGPDLIGALAQQRGFELQTIRLDQGEPLPDPSQCHNTIALVLGGPMGVNDRQSPGMDWLQRELDWVTIWHQHHKPILGICLGAQLLALAAGGSVTPLRLGEPPTPSKEVGFAAVTWCVHPANEPWLKGCSNSNIALHWHGDRIHLPAIATLLGSSVACAEQVFRIGQHALGLQCHWEVQKGNLERWIQEDHEFVVDALGEHGPNHLRHEVDRLGDTVEQFGQRFLSNALDQLSIAVPTIKQQVD; from the coding sequence TTGATCACAAAACTGCTGGTGCTCCAGCACATCGACCGCGAAGGTCCAGATCTTATTGGCGCTCTGGCCCAACAACGAGGGTTCGAACTCCAAACCATCCGTTTGGACCAAGGCGAACCCCTGCCTGATCCCAGCCAATGCCACAACACCATCGCTCTTGTGCTCGGCGGACCGATGGGGGTAAACGATCGACAGTCTCCAGGGATGGATTGGCTGCAGCGGGAGCTGGACTGGGTAACGATCTGGCATCAACACCACAAACCAATTTTGGGGATCTGTCTTGGTGCTCAGCTGCTAGCGCTTGCTGCGGGTGGATCCGTCACACCACTGCGGTTGGGCGAGCCGCCAACTCCATCCAAAGAAGTGGGCTTCGCCGCGGTGACCTGGTGCGTTCATCCTGCCAACGAACCCTGGCTCAAGGGTTGTAGCAACAGCAATATCGCCTTGCATTGGCACGGTGATCGCATTCATTTACCTGCCATAGCCACATTGCTGGGATCGAGTGTGGCTTGTGCAGAGCAGGTTTTTCGTATCGGGCAACATGCCCTCGGTCTGCAATGTCACTGGGAAGTGCAGAAGGGGAATTTGGAACGCTGGATCCAGGAGGATCATGAATTTGTTGTCGATGCCTTGGGAGAGCACGGGCCGAACCATCTCCGTCACGAGGTCGACCGTCTTGGAGACACCGTTGAACAATTCGGCCAACGATTCCTTTCCAATGCCTTAGATCAGCTCTCCATAGCTGTGCCAACAATCAAGCAACAAGTCGATTAA